Proteins encoded together in one Thermococcus barophilus MP window:
- a CDS encoding Lrp/AsnC family transcriptional regulator: MKGIMAFLFIKTQPKNRQVPVEDEISRMKGVLHLYEVLGEYDMCVHVHAGTREELSNLLYNISTVEGVKEITTIIISKRIK; the protein is encoded by the coding sequence GTGAAGGGGATCATGGCATTTCTTTTTATAAAAACTCAACCTAAGAATCGACAGGTTCCTGTTGAAGATGAAATATCCAGAATGAAAGGCGTCTTGCATTTATATGAGGTTCTTGGAGAGTACGACATGTGTGTGCATGTTCATGCTGGGACGAGGGAAGAGCTTTCAAATTTGCTTTACAATATCTCAACTGTTGAGGGAGTTAAAGAAATTACCACAATAATCATATCTAAGAGGATTAAATGA
- a CDS encoding type I phosphomannose isomerase catalytic subunit translates to MFEFIEHSGDVIKKVWGTETWIFSAHPENPSVVEVRGEEYNFLDLLRKHREYILGNIECSDFPILVKIIDPNETLSVQVHPSEEDAKKLGENDHGKEEAWVVLSDRGFVYLGFEGDFSELEGDVIKKMHRVDVKRLDSINIPSGTLHALGAGTKVLEVSTNSNITYRVYDFGRGRELHLDKAKKVVKKRSLDELLLGSIRDKPLNTEFFRIEYLHLRGSKEFLVDSFVIIVCTAGKANITGKQEKTYIDSTKHVLVPGSIGRFVVEGNAELFIISPGKQCAK, encoded by the coding sequence ATGTTCGAGTTTATAGAGCACTCTGGAGACGTTATAAAAAAGGTATGGGGTACTGAAACCTGGATTTTTTCAGCACATCCAGAGAACCCATCGGTTGTTGAGGTGAGAGGTGAGGAGTACAATTTTCTGGATTTATTGAGAAAACATAGAGAGTACATACTTGGAAATATTGAATGCTCCGATTTCCCAATTCTTGTAAAAATAATAGATCCAAATGAAACTCTAAGCGTTCAGGTTCATCCATCGGAGGAAGACGCTAAAAAGCTTGGAGAAAATGATCATGGAAAGGAAGAAGCGTGGGTAGTTCTTTCGGACAGGGGTTTTGTATACTTAGGTTTTGAGGGCGATTTTTCTGAACTGGAAGGGGATGTCATCAAAAAGATGCACAGGGTGGATGTTAAAAGGCTGGATTCAATAAACATCCCATCCGGAACATTGCATGCATTAGGTGCAGGTACAAAAGTGCTTGAGGTATCTACAAACTCGAACATCACATACAGGGTATATGACTTTGGCAGGGGAAGGGAGCTGCATCTTGACAAAGCGAAAAAGGTTGTAAAGAAAAGAAGCCTGGATGAATTGCTGTTGGGCTCAATAAGGGATAAACCTCTGAATACAGAATTTTTCAGAATTGAGTATCTGCATTTGAGGGGGTCTAAGGAGTTCTTAGTTGATTCATTTGTAATTATTGTATGCACTGCCGGAAAAGCAAACATTACGGGGAAGCAGGAAAAAACCTACATAGACAGCACAAAGCATGTGCTTGTTCCCGGCTCGATTGGTAGATTTGTAGTTGAGGGAAATGCTGAGCTTTTCATAATAAGTCCCGGAAAACAGTGTGCAAAATAG
- a CDS encoding glycoside hydrolase family 130 protein has translation MLIYDIPEVKRENKTTDIVKRTGVLSANNIHLTNYPGKPAAIFNPGLLIEGDTLTVYARMVTGYYMHPYSSAIVEFKIPVDDLDEVPRKRYEGKLIIIPDTEYDMWGVEDPRATIVNGEKVLVYCGLTKRYYTEELFRNLPVAAVYRDGSWKKIGAFKVKGAKVVGDKDAFLAEMNGLKMFQRPTIRENGTTKDLCVISEVPEDIFETSEPREIETYNGIVPIDKEKFEYKIGWGTPPLKVGKDEYLLILHAADMDAVYKAFAVLMNSNGKITAVTPHYIMEPREIYEKYGDRPHVVFPTGIARLDDEILIAYGAADSFIGIGKIDFSEIMSILDSNRVY, from the coding sequence ATGCTCATATACGACATACCGGAAGTTAAAAGGGAGAACAAAACCACAGATATTGTAAAAAGAACTGGAGTCCTATCTGCAAACAACATACATCTCACCAACTACCCGGGAAAACCCGCGGCTATCTTTAACCCAGGACTGCTTATTGAAGGGGACACACTAACTGTATATGCAAGGATGGTTACCGGATATTACATGCATCCGTATTCAAGTGCAATTGTTGAATTTAAAATACCTGTAGATGACTTGGATGAAGTCCCCAGAAAAAGGTACGAAGGCAAGTTAATAATCATTCCAGATACGGAGTACGACATGTGGGGAGTAGAAGACCCACGGGCTACAATTGTTAATGGTGAAAAAGTTCTTGTGTACTGCGGACTGACCAAAAGATATTACACCGAAGAACTATTCAGGAATCTCCCAGTGGCTGCTGTTTATAGAGATGGGAGTTGGAAAAAGATAGGGGCATTCAAAGTTAAAGGAGCAAAAGTCGTTGGGGATAAGGATGCATTTCTTGCCGAAATGAACGGATTAAAAATGTTTCAGAGACCAACAATTAGGGAAAACGGAACAACCAAAGATTTATGCGTAATCAGTGAAGTTCCAGAAGATATTTTTGAGACTTCTGAACCAAGGGAGATTGAGACATACAACGGAATTGTTCCAATAGACAAAGAAAAATTCGAATACAAAATTGGCTGGGGAACCCCACCTCTTAAAGTTGGAAAAGATGAATACCTTTTAATTCTCCATGCTGCAGACATGGATGCTGTATATAAGGCATTTGCAGTTCTCATGAACAGCAACGGAAAGATAACTGCAGTCACTCCCCACTATATAATGGAACCCCGAGAAATCTATGAAAAATATGGAGACAGACCCCACGTTGTCTTCCCCACAGGAATAGCCCGGCTCGATGACGAAATCCTTATAGCATACGGTGCCGCTGACAGCTTCATTGGAATTGGAAAAATAGACTTCAGTGAGATAATGTCAATTCTGGACTCCAACAGAGTTTATTGA
- a CDS encoding glycoside hydrolase family 38 N-terminal domain-containing protein: MVVMKEKVIYFLPHTHWDREWYLPFQIFRARLLHVIDVLLEMLEKFPEFKFNLDGQVIALEDYLEIEKDPQKTETLFSMIRNGRISVGPFYVLPDEFLISGETFIRNFLIAQRVLEELSLPSMKVAYFPDMFGHSAYVPTLIRGLGMDSVLIWRGVGDKCRDTEFIWKGPDGSEVLCINIIRGYWNLGVPSSDYHEFKRMVEKEVEFLFKHSPSGHILLMAGNDHRFPFPLLPDFVRKLNSEGLKCKIVTLDEYAQILQRMELSLKKIEGEMRDSKYAPILKDVASARIHLEQRSHLIEKELVSIVEPLSAIAYVYSLPLGSVLNLLFYAWKLFLKTLPHDDICGCSIDQVHKEMEVLQDQVLQLIKVIKLELVNKIAETLVKNGTENGNLQLFVFSPFERKTRTVVEKELYMPEELPENLLERLVVVEKGKKLPTVVEYIKERVFDGIQVLSNTFEEEYIARFLTEEAPPQLKKGKVVKIKFEVELPPMGFKIFNIEFDSGILRPEEVSKNVIETAFLKVNVNEDGTLTIEDRRTGRMYRNLFFLEDAEDVGDEYNYSPSKNPEIVTTLGQKAKIKRITEDSIGFSVEVEHELRLPESFDFERERRSEEKVSMPVNITYVIYKRSPRVDIKIEFENIAKDHRLRVHIPLPVHVETNISDDYFGIVTRPNKIEISEDLSQYSEVPESRYPMQNFVYIADDTGGAGISTRGLKEYETIQKDGEVEVALTLLRSVGMLSRPGLLTRSEDAGPSFLTPEAQCLGNHIAEFSVWFTYKHDLIEAYNFSRRYQIFPPVFSIRGIRETEISLLSLEPECLILSSFKVSEDGDGTIIRFYNVKDMDVNATVKLGWAPKEVWLANMAEKPIKKIKTNGNIIKLKVGANEVITLKVV; encoded by the coding sequence ATGGTTGTCATGAAAGAAAAGGTAATTTATTTTCTTCCTCACACACATTGGGATAGAGAATGGTATCTGCCTTTTCAGATATTTAGGGCGAGACTCCTTCATGTAATAGACGTGCTTTTAGAGATGCTTGAGAAATTTCCAGAATTCAAGTTTAACCTGGATGGTCAGGTAATAGCCCTTGAGGACTACTTGGAGATCGAAAAGGATCCTCAGAAAACTGAAACCTTATTTTCAATGATTCGCAATGGAAGGATCTCAGTAGGGCCATTTTATGTTCTTCCAGATGAGTTCCTAATTTCTGGGGAAACCTTTATCCGAAACTTCCTCATTGCACAAAGAGTTTTGGAGGAACTGTCTTTACCTTCAATGAAAGTTGCGTATTTCCCTGATATGTTTGGGCATTCTGCGTATGTGCCGACTTTAATAAGAGGGCTTGGGATGGATTCCGTTCTTATATGGCGTGGTGTGGGAGATAAATGTCGTGATACAGAGTTTATATGGAAGGGACCAGATGGAAGCGAGGTTCTTTGCATAAACATAATAAGAGGTTATTGGAATTTAGGAGTTCCCTCCAGTGATTACCATGAATTTAAGAGAATGGTGGAAAAGGAAGTTGAGTTTCTGTTCAAGCACTCTCCGAGCGGTCACATACTCTTAATGGCAGGGAACGATCATAGATTCCCCTTTCCCCTGTTACCAGACTTCGTTAGAAAGTTGAATTCAGAGGGCTTAAAGTGTAAAATCGTAACCCTCGATGAATATGCTCAAATTTTGCAGAGAATGGAACTCAGCTTGAAGAAGATAGAGGGAGAAATGCGTGATTCGAAATATGCCCCAATACTTAAGGATGTTGCTTCAGCTCGTATCCATCTTGAGCAGAGGAGTCATCTAATAGAAAAAGAACTTGTGAGTATCGTCGAACCACTGAGTGCCATTGCATATGTTTATAGTCTGCCACTGGGTTCAGTTCTGAACCTATTGTTCTATGCATGGAAGCTCTTTTTGAAAACACTTCCCCATGATGACATATGTGGATGCAGCATTGACCAGGTTCACAAGGAAATGGAGGTGCTCCAAGATCAGGTTCTTCAGCTCATTAAAGTCATAAAATTAGAGCTCGTGAATAAGATAGCAGAGACATTAGTGAAAAATGGGACAGAAAATGGAAATCTTCAGCTTTTTGTATTCTCACCCTTTGAAAGGAAAACAAGAACGGTAGTTGAGAAAGAACTCTACATGCCTGAAGAGCTTCCTGAGAATTTACTTGAACGATTAGTGGTTGTGGAAAAGGGGAAAAAACTGCCGACAGTTGTTGAATACATAAAAGAGAGGGTCTTTGATGGAATACAGGTTTTGAGTAATACATTTGAGGAAGAGTACATTGCAAGATTTCTCACGGAGGAGGCACCTCCTCAGCTGAAAAAGGGAAAAGTTGTAAAAATCAAATTTGAGGTGGAGCTTCCGCCAATGGGCTTTAAAATATTTAATATTGAATTTGACAGCGGAATCCTTAGACCAGAGGAGGTATCAAAGAATGTCATAGAAACAGCATTCCTTAAAGTTAACGTTAATGAAGATGGCACGTTAACAATTGAAGACAGGAGAACAGGTAGGATGTACAGAAACCTCTTCTTCCTTGAAGATGCAGAAGATGTAGGCGACGAGTACAACTACTCTCCCTCAAAAAATCCTGAAATAGTAACAACTCTTGGACAGAAGGCTAAAATTAAACGCATAACGGAAGATTCTATTGGATTTTCCGTGGAGGTTGAACATGAACTTAGACTGCCAGAATCTTTTGACTTTGAGAGGGAAAGAAGATCTGAGGAGAAAGTCTCAATGCCTGTTAATATTACATACGTAATTTACAAGAGGAGTCCAAGGGTTGACATTAAAATTGAATTTGAGAATATCGCAAAGGATCACAGACTGAGGGTGCATATTCCACTTCCAGTGCATGTGGAAACAAATATATCAGATGATTACTTTGGTATAGTGACAAGGCCCAACAAGATTGAGATTTCGGAGGATCTTTCTCAGTATTCTGAAGTCCCTGAGTCAAGGTACCCAATGCAGAACTTTGTTTACATCGCGGATGATACTGGTGGGGCTGGTATATCTACAAGAGGACTTAAAGAATATGAAACAATACAGAAAGATGGAGAAGTTGAAGTTGCTCTTACATTACTGAGAAGCGTTGGTATGCTCTCCAGACCAGGACTACTAACTCGGAGTGAGGATGCAGGTCCTTCATTTTTAACACCTGAGGCACAATGTCTGGGAAACCATATTGCAGAATTTTCAGTATGGTTTACATATAAGCATGACTTGATTGAAGCTTACAATTTTTCCAGAAGGTATCAGATTTTTCCTCCGGTATTTTCCATTAGAGGAATAAGGGAAACGGAGATTTCACTTTTAAGTTTAGAGCCAGAATGCCTTATTTTGAGTTCATTTAAAGTATCCGAAGATGGAGATGGTACTATAATTCGATTTTATAATGTGAAAGACATGGATGTTAATGCAACTGTAAAACTGGGATGGGCTCCTAAAGAGGTTTGGCTTGCAAACATGGCAGAGAAACCAATCAAAAAGATCAAAACCAATGGAAATATCATTAAATTAAAAGTCGGAGCGAATGAGGTGATAACTCTCAAGGTAGTTTAA
- a CDS encoding Lrp/AsnC family transcriptional regulator, which translates to MPDLDEIDREILLLLKDNARMSLTDIAKKVGLSVMGVKNRIKKLEERGIIEGYSANISLSRLGYDIMAFVEISVEARVRREVAEALQKRKEVIELYEVTGTCDFMAKIVVRNMEELREFLAITLAKMEGIISTQTLLIIRNYRIKFDKLL; encoded by the coding sequence ATGCCAGACCTTGACGAGATAGATAGAGAAATTTTACTTTTATTAAAAGATAACGCAAGAATGTCACTCACAGATATTGCCAAGAAAGTTGGGCTGAGTGTGATGGGGGTTAAAAACAGGATAAAGAAGCTTGAAGAAAGGGGCATAATCGAGGGATATTCGGCAAATATAAGCCTTTCGAGACTTGGGTATGATATCATGGCATTTGTTGAAATAAGTGTGGAAGCAAGAGTGAGAAGAGAGGTTGCAGAGGCACTGCAAAAGCGTAAGGAAGTTATAGAGCTATATGAGGTCACAGGGACATGTGATTTTATGGCCAAAATAGTTGTCAGAAACATGGAGGAGTTAAGAGAATTTCTGGCAATCACTTTGGCTAAGATGGAGGGAATTATATCAACTCAGACATTGCTTATAATTAGGAATTACAGAATTAAGTTTGACAAGTTATTGTAG
- a CDS encoding glycoside hydrolase family 130 protein, giving the protein MDPKLVEMHRKLFSNKLQKRLILDEREGVVFNPGIYRSEDGKYYLYARTSTHHVNYTSWIRLYESEDGINFRKTKEFFLYPPYTIEEYIYGFEDDRCSKINEWWVHTHSTLLANDTESPSRKNYSDYIGVSLGKKADEAYFVGIVDISDDKNSALVGDKPWLIHRPVTWSKPPCIWYGDFGEGFKQAQALYPKAKENKLPYERLVRITPPKNNRILLAPLDEWEVYKIGLGAQPIYIGNSRYLFTVHVRSIPYQYWVTVGILKVKDEPKIEKLLPIPLCIPDTPWEIIGDVPKVCFICGVTLADGKVEGWYGAADTRIMKFEIDLDYILSVIEEYGITEEKINENIEKYVKENRDKLINNELIDQEWLHTILQ; this is encoded by the coding sequence ATGGACCCAAAATTGGTAGAAATGCACAGAAAGTTGTTTAGCAATAAACTCCAGAAAAGGCTAATTTTAGATGAAAGAGAAGGGGTGGTCTTTAATCCAGGAATATACCGCTCGGAAGATGGAAAATACTATCTGTATGCAAGAACATCAACCCACCATGTTAATTACACTTCCTGGATACGCCTCTATGAATCAGAGGATGGCATTAATTTTAGGAAGACAAAGGAATTTTTCTTATATCCTCCATACACCATTGAAGAATACATCTACGGATTTGAAGATGACAGATGTTCTAAAATTAATGAATGGTGGGTTCATACCCATTCAACATTGCTCGCAAACGATACAGAGTCTCCATCAAGAAAGAACTACAGTGATTATATCGGAGTTTCCCTTGGAAAAAAAGCTGATGAAGCTTATTTTGTCGGAATAGTGGATATCTCAGATGATAAAAACTCGGCACTGGTTGGAGATAAACCCTGGCTAATCCACAGACCGGTAACATGGAGCAAACCGCCGTGTATATGGTATGGGGATTTTGGCGAGGGGTTTAAACAAGCCCAGGCTCTCTATCCCAAAGCTAAAGAAAATAAACTACCTTATGAAAGGCTTGTAAGGATAACTCCCCCAAAAAACAACAGAATTCTGCTCGCCCCTCTTGATGAATGGGAGGTTTACAAAATTGGACTTGGTGCACAGCCAATTTACATTGGAAACTCAAGATACCTTTTCACAGTCCACGTGAGAAGTATCCCCTATCAGTATTGGGTCACAGTGGGTATCTTAAAAGTAAAAGATGAGCCAAAGATTGAAAAGTTATTGCCAATACCTCTCTGCATTCCCGATACTCCCTGGGAGATAATAGGCGATGTTCCAAAGGTATGCTTTATTTGTGGAGTAACCTTGGCAGATGGGAAAGTTGAAGGGTGGTATGGAGCTGCAGACACAAGGATAATGAAGTTTGAAATTGACCTTGACTATATACTTTCAGTTATTGAGGAATATGGCATTACCGAGGAAAAGATAAATGAAAACATTGAAAAATACGTAAAAGAAAACAGAGACAAGCTGATAAATAACGAGCTTATTGATCAGGAATGGTTGCATACAATTCTCCAATGA